TAGGCAGTGAAGTCTCTCAGTAGGTCCTTGTTCAATGATCACTACTCAGGGGGCAgcgcacacacacctcacgcACAGTGTTGAgtctgtgtgtgaggagagcagcAATGACACACTTTAAACCCTGTACACAGCGGAACACTTCGTTgttcttgcatgcatgtagatgtGCAATATGCTTTGCGTTCATTCTTTAATATCATGCAGCCGcaataattgtacatgcaatgTGTGTGGATAATAATAAGAAACACAATCATGGCTAATTTATACTGGCTCTATGCAACGTACCCTTCCAAGCACTTAATTTGTGAATATCATCTCAAAAAACAGCTCCAGCAAAATGCATTATACGAACAAACATTATAATAGGTAtggcagctatatatatagggatgtGCCACTGCATGGTCAGTGGTTGGTACTACAAGGAGTCCATAaaaagagagagtatcgaatgaagcattataggttgcatcagatgtatttGGAAAGTAATGTGACTGCGCGCTTAATTGGTAACTGACCAATCCGAGCACATGgatcaggcctcatgcagcaaGAAACTGCATAGCACCCCTGTCCCTTGTCCCCCAAAAGGAAACACTGCTATTCATCTCAAATATCTTTCAAGGTTGCTGCTTCTCAGCTTTACACAAGACTGTGAGAAGAACTAGCTCTAATAAGTGGGCAGGGCTTACTTGCTTGTATCAAGTTGTatgagcatgcatgtgcagtgagCTAGTGAATCCACATCCAGAGCTGAGCAATGATGCTACTGGAGCATCTTCCCACAACAATGCATCTTATTCCATGTAGAAATCTTATTGTTTTGCACTGAAAATCGTGTGcttaattatagtgaattcACAAAATTTCGCCTCCTTTGGCAGCCAGCCGAACGCTTTACAGAGAAGAAAGAACAGCGCTAAGGAAAAAGGTCACAATTAGATAAAAAGGCAGTATATATATGGaccactataatatataatgtTTTATCTGCATGAGGAAGTTGGTACCAATGGTCAGGCACAAAGTTACAAATAATTTTATGACGATAGCTATGCACAACAacgattgtcttacaggcatGCAGATCCAACATTACAGAGTTCTCCATCAAACATTTAAATCTTATATGTAGATCTGTGCAGAGTATTataacttgaaaggtaaatcttccttcacttttgaattccatgatagaataataatgcttGCTACTTAGTctttgcaggcatgcatgtctctttgatgctttgtcacCTAATTCTAAGACTAaccttaccataattattgcgcatgcatgcataagaaAAATAATTAAATCGTCATGATTTGGCATGGATTGTGTTTAGGCATGCAATCAtgaatagctataataatattagaCGTTTATTTTTCAAAAAGAAGATCGGAGAATTCAcagttctatataattatacgtcttACACGTTATTGAGTTCGCTTATGCATGTTCGCCCCAAATTAAACGATCTGCACGCTCCTATTAGAGTATTATTAACGTACAGCTGTCAAGTAGATATATAttaatatacaatgtataattatactgctagCTTATACTAAACTAATAGTCACAACACCAATTAAAACAGTGCAAAAATTATGTGAGATTACGAAGTTTCGTGTGAAGATCGTCTGTGCAGTACTTTAGCATATCCGGTGGTGTCTCGATAGTCACTGTAACCTTCATGGTCGTGCTCTGGCAGTGGAGATTGTTGAGGGTCACTGTCGAAATGGTGAGCTGAGTCAGTAACTTGTTCAGCTGGATTTTCCTGTAACTCTTGTTTACGTCCTATCCCATAAGCAAGATTGGTCTCCGTGGTTACTTGTTCAGCTTGTAACCGGTCTTCATTTCTTAACCCGTATGCAGCATTTGTTTCTATGGCAACCTCCTCACTAGCTGCATGACCTACAAAGAATGCTAAAACACTTGAAAATTAACACAATTATAGGGGGGGACTCCATTACGTATtggctattattataattatcaattaGTGTTCTGACCAGTGGAAGGAGAAGCTTCTCCCCTATATACAAATCAGCTTCCCTCCCATAGATTCCTCCCTACCTTTCCATTGAGAAGGTCTAATACTAAATGGCTAATGGGTAATTCCATATCAATTCAGCAAAAGTTCGCACATGACCCCCTCGGAATTGCCTGAAATTTGGTATGTGGGTAGTGTTTGTGGTTTTAGGAAGTTTCTGAAAATTAAAACTCATAATGTTGTATGGCTTTGTGGTTATATAGCCCACTAAACATTCCACGTTTTGTCTGATTTTACTGCACTGACTGCTATTCAAGTCCTTGTAACTTTCCTATTCTTAAAGATGTTATGAAATTGATAATATAACCTCGGAGCATGCATGATGGGCTTTCATttaatgtactgtatagcttCATTTGGTAAATAATAGGGGTGACAGATTCTTTCTGAATTGAACCTTTGATCTTTCAAAACCGACTGCTCGGAATTTCGTTAATTTTTTTTAGGTGTATGCTTAGGCCCTTATTTATGAACTGTGAACATTTCATGTTGGGGGTCCATTGGGATTGAAAGATATGTAGTCTTATAGAATAGTACATATGCCTCTCTCAGTACACTATTGCACACACTAACACTGTTTGCGTTTATTTAATTAAAAATAATTGTGTGTTtgatcatgcatgtatcaaAGAATGATAGCTTGAACAAGGACAACCTCCTTTTTCCTTAGTGCAACCAATCATTTTATTAGCAGCAGTCAATTTTTACAGTGCACTAGTGTGTCACATCTGCCTAGCCTACTGCTTACAAAGAAAAACAATGGCTCACAATTCTTGTTGCAATCCCTTTGATTTACCTGGGCACTATTGGAGAAGTCGCAAGAACAACTTAAGACCTGTCACAGAATGGATGTGTGAGAAAGCTCCACAACTTTCTATTTCCTCCAAGATCTGTGACACCTGCCGAAAGAAGATTAGCAAGCAGATACCACCACCTCAACCCCTTCTCCCTGAACCTGCTTCCCCATCACCTGAAGTCCCTGACTGTGACATTGACTATGTGCCAACATCTGTTTCCACCATTAATAAATATTTGGCAGAAATTGGTGAAACACCTTATTCCAAGAGTAAAGCCCGTGGAAAGAACTATTCTAGCCAAAAAATTAAAAGGATTACAGAAGCAATGCAGCACACAGTTATCACTGGCAACATTTTAGACGATGGGAGTGAGATGATTCAACAGCTCAAAGAAAAGTTTGAAGTAGTATCAAAAACAAGTGAACGTTTGCAAATTCTCACTGTTTTGCCCAAAAGCTGGACAGTGAAGAAGATTCAGGAGGAATTTGGTGTGACAAAACACACAGCACAAAGGTCAAAGAAGATTGTAGAAGAACAGGGGGTTCTGTCTCTTCCAAGCCCAAAAGCTGGTCATTCACTAGTGGTAGAAACTGTCGATGTTGTCCACTCATTCTATCAATCTGATGACATCAGCCGAGTTATGCCTGGTATGAAAGATTTCGTATCTGTTAGAAAGGACGGCAAGCGTACCCATATTCAAAAGAGATTAGTTCTAAGCAACTTGAAAGAGGCATACAGCGAATTTAAGCAGAAATTTCCTGATCAAAAGGTTGGCTTTTCCAAATTTGCTGAGCTCCGACCAAAACATTGCATTCTAGCTGGCGCTAGTGGCACAcactcagtgtgtgtgtgcactataCATCAAAATGTGAAGTTAATGATATTTGAGATGCGACTCTCAGATCTACCAACATACCAGCATTGTTTGGCAAGAATCATGTGTAATCCACCCTTGCCAGAATGCTATTTTAGTGAATGTAAGGCTTGTCTGGGAATTGAAAAACTCAGAGATGACGTACTCACTTCATTAGATGAAAATGAAGTGGACCAACTTATCTACAAACAGTGGGTTTCTACTGACAGATCCACGCTTGAAACTTTTTGTGCAACAGCAGAAGAGTTCGTTGATACTTTCTGTGAAAAATTAGAGCTCCTGCGATCCCACTCTTTTGTAGCTAGTCAGCAAGCCGCATTCTATGCCGACTACAAAGCAGGCCTTAAGCCTGGTGAATTTTTGGTCACTGCAGATTTTTCGGAGAATTATTCATTTATTTTGCAAGATGCTGCCCAGGGCTTTCACTGGAATAACTCACAGGCAACTATTCATCCCTTCGTCGCCTACTACTCTGATTTGAAAGTGGTGCACCATCTAAGTTATGTGGTCATTTCTGATTGTCTACATCATGACACTGTAGCTGTTTATCTTTTTCAGAAACTATTCCTAGGATTTTTGACAGCTCATCTTCCCGAAAGATTGCATCCCAAGAAAATTATATATTTCTCAGACGGCGCAGCATCCCAGTACAAAAACCGAAAAAACTTCCTCAACCTATGCCACCACAAAGACGACTTTGGTATGTCAGCTGAGTGGCATTTTTCGGCCACCTCACACGGAAAAGGCGCTTGTGATGGTCTAGGTGGAACAGTAAAGCGCCTAGCAGCTTGAGCGAGTTTACAGAGACCATACAATGACCAAATTATGACGCCTCGCCAGCTGTTTGATTGGGCATGCACGAATATACAAGCTGCTAATTTCGGTTATTGTAGCAATGAAGATTATCAGAGGGAAGAGCAAAATCTGGAGAAACGTTTCCAAAACTCTCGTACTATTCCTGGTACTAGAAAGCTGCATTCCTTTGTTCCTGTCTCAAACACTAAAGTAAAGGTCAGGAATTATTCAGCTTCAAAAACTGTGAAAGAAGAGAGGGTCAGTTCGGCAAAGAATGATATTCCACCTAATTCAATTGTGGGCTTTGTAACGTGCTTATGTGATGGACATTGGTGGCTAGCTTGCGTACTGGAAGTCAATCAGGAAGATAATCTAGTGAGGCTAATATTCCTGCATCCACATGGCCCAAATACTTCTTTCAAGTATCCGCAAAAAGAAGACATACGCACTGTTAAAATAGAAACTATTTTAAGGCTTGTTGATCCCCGAACAAGAACTGGTCGTACATACACTCTGTTAAAAAAGATACTAAGTCTACTACTGAAATGTGTGTTATTTTGTCTCAGTAGAGTAAGTTATTTTTGCACATCTGTTTTGTGGCCAATCTTCTCGTCAAACAGTGTTAGTGTGTGCAATAGTGTACTGAGATAAGTCACAGAGGCATATGTACTATTCTATAAGACTACATATCTTCCAATCCCAATGGAGCCCCAACATAAATTTTCACAGTTCATAAACAAGGGCTTAACATATACCGTAAAAAAATTTAACGACGTTCCGAGCAGTCGGTTTTGAAAGGTCAAAGGTTCAATTCAGAAAGAATCTGTCACCCCTATTATTTACTGAATGAAGCCATACAGTACATTAAATGAAAGCCCCATCATGCATGCTCCGAGATTATATTATCAATTTCATAACATCTTTAAGAATAGGAAAGTTACAAGGACTTGAATAGCAGTCAGTGCAGTAAAATCAGACAAAATGTGGAATGTTTAGTGGGCTATAACCACAAAGCCATACAACATTATGAGTTTTAATTTTCAGAAACTTCCTAAAACCACAAACACTACCCACATACCAAATTTCAGGCAATTCCGAGAGGGTCATGTGCGAACTTTTGCTGAATTGATATGGAATTACCCTAATACTAAATGGTAATCAAAC
This is a stretch of genomic DNA from Halichondria panicea chromosome 1, odHalPani1.1, whole genome shotgun sequence. It encodes these proteins:
- the LOC135335818 gene encoding uncharacterized protein LOC135335818 yields the protein MAHNSCCNPFDLPGHYWRSRKNNLRPVTEWMCEKAPQLSISSKICDTCRKKISKQIPPPQPLLPEPASPSPEVPDCDIDYVPTSVSTINKYLAEIGETPYSKSKARGKNYSSQKIKRITEAMQHTVITGNILDDGSEMIQQLKEKFEVVSKTSERLQILTVLPKSWTVKKIQEEFGVTKHTAQRSKKIVEEQGVLSLPSPKAGHSLVVETVDVVHSFYQSDDISRVMPGMKDFVSVRKDGKRTHIQKRLVLSNLKEAYSEFKQKFPDQKVGFSKFAELRPKHCILAGASGTHSVCVCTIHQNVKLMIFEMRLSDLPTYQHCLARIMCNPPLPECYFSECKACLGIEKLRDDVLTSLDENEVDQLIYKQWVSTDRSTLETFCATAEEFVDTFCEKLELLRSHSFVASQQAAFYADYKAGLKPGEFLVTADFSENYSFILQDAAQGFHWNNSQATIHPFVAYYSDLKVVHHLSYVVISDCLHHDTVAVYLFQKLFLGFLTAHLPERLHPKKIIYFSDGAASQYKNRKNFLNLCHHKDDFGMSAEWHFSATSHGKGACDGLGGTVKRLAA